From the Rhinolophus sinicus isolate RSC01 linkage group LG02, ASM3656204v1, whole genome shotgun sequence genome, one window contains:
- the PHF5A gene encoding PHD finger-like domain-containing protein 5A isoform X2 — MAKHHPDLIFCRKQAGVAIGRLCEKCDGKCVICDSYVRPCTLVRICDECNYGSYQGRCVICGGPGVSDAYYCKECTIQEKDRDGCPKIVNLGSSKTDLFYERKKYGFKKR; from the exons ATGGCTAAACATCATCCAGACTTGATCTTTTGCCGCAAGCAGGCTGGTGTTG CCATCGGAAGACTGTGTGAAAAAT GCGATGGCAAATGTGTGATCTGTGACTCCTATGTGCGTCCCTGCACCCTGGTGCGCATATGTGATGAGTGTAACTATGGCTCCTATCAGGGGCGCTGTGTGATCTGTGGAGGCCCCGGAGTCTCCGACGCCTATTACTGTAAGGAGTGCACCATTCAGGAGAAGGAT agAGATGGTTGCCCGAAGATTGTCAATTTGGGGAGCTCTAAAACAGATCTCTTCTATGAACGCAAAAAATACGGCTTCAAGAAGAGGTGA
- the PHF5A gene encoding PHD finger-like domain-containing protein 5A isoform X1, translating to MTLTHSPTETRLWNARVLIARIGAEHGTKIVNADGSLEDQSRRQGAIGRLCEKCDGKCVICDSYVRPCTLVRICDECNYGSYQGRCVICGGPGVSDAYYCKECTIQEKDRDGCPKIVNLGSSKTDLFYERKKYGFKKR from the exons ATGACTCTCACGCACTCGCCAACAGAAACTCGTCTTTGGAACGCTAGGGTTTTGATCGCGCGAATTGGAGCAGAGCATGGTACAAAGATTGTGAACGCTGATGGAAGCCTAGAGGACCAATCACGGCGACAAGGAG CCATCGGAAGACTGTGTGAAAAAT GCGATGGCAAATGTGTGATCTGTGACTCCTATGTGCGTCCCTGCACCCTGGTGCGCATATGTGATGAGTGTAACTATGGCTCCTATCAGGGGCGCTGTGTGATCTGTGGAGGCCCCGGAGTCTCCGACGCCTATTACTGTAAGGAGTGCACCATTCAGGAGAAGGAT agAGATGGTTGCCCGAAGATTGTCAATTTGGGGAGCTCTAAAACAGATCTCTTCTATGAACGCAAAAAATACGGCTTCAAGAAGAGGTGA